From the Gordonia bronchialis DSM 43247 genome, one window contains:
- a CDS encoding Rv1157c family protein, which yields MRFPGLPSLRTGRVNRSRGARIVTATAAVAAAFSLVLPAAAHAAPAPQTPKVDQRVLDSLGAFAPAIIGSVATPGPDGKINAGLLQQAKTMAATPGLPPQVTAIWQSVIDFLGEPGQRVVARELRAAERKPGDPEIPQGPNKPRIQEFLYPTLGFGCMGPGGNSLGRALVTAGPQQAPAPGPRRGEAGYVYTSLGTGPAITNPARKLWVSWLNIDTGRTGQTQLKRNPKINVKEGPGTFTAIARTGKGRVISTIYGDVTTKTKGRVISCGIVPTIGLAIV from the coding sequence GTGCGTTTCCCCGGGCTGCCCAGCCTGCGAACCGGCCGCGTCAACCGGTCCCGCGGGGCACGGATCGTCACCGCAACCGCCGCAGTCGCCGCCGCGTTCTCCCTGGTCCTGCCGGCCGCCGCCCACGCCGCGCCCGCGCCCCAGACACCCAAGGTGGACCAGCGCGTCCTGGACTCCCTCGGCGCCTTCGCACCGGCGATCATCGGTTCGGTTGCCACACCCGGCCCGGACGGCAAGATCAATGCCGGGCTGCTGCAGCAGGCCAAGACCATGGCCGCCACGCCGGGCCTGCCGCCGCAGGTGACCGCGATCTGGCAGTCGGTCATCGACTTCCTCGGCGAACCCGGACAACGCGTGGTGGCCCGCGAACTCCGTGCCGCCGAGCGCAAGCCAGGCGATCCGGAGATCCCGCAGGGACCCAACAAGCCGCGGATTCAGGAATTCCTGTATCCGACACTCGGTTTCGGTTGCATGGGTCCGGGCGGCAACTCTCTCGGCCGTGCCCTGGTGACCGCCGGCCCGCAGCAGGCACCGGCTCCCGGCCCGCGCCGTGGCGAGGCCGGATACGTCTACACCAGCCTCGGCACCGGCCCGGCGATCACCAACCCGGCGCGCAAACTCTGGGTGAGCTGGCTCAACATCGACACCGGCCGCACCGGCCAGACGCAGCTCAAGCGCAACCCCAAGATCAACGTCAAGGAGGGTCCGGGCACCTTCACCGCGATCGCCCGCACCGGCAAGGGTCGCGTCATCTCGACCATCTACGGCGACGTGACCACCAAGACCAAGGGTCGCGTGATCTCCTGCGGCATCGTGCCGACCATCGGTCTGGCCATCGTCTGA
- a CDS encoding lysoplasmalogenase — MIAVGRRPSTGRVAAFAVAAAAATICGARGPRRAAEITKPIPIALLALEVARGTRQRRAADSLLLAGVIGASAAGDRLMLLEEFETEPDAKDRHLRWGATLFAAAQLCYIASMWRAGARPDVYLLAPRLALLGESAVVMARHRPRLLPVLGPYGQTLATMSALAADLDRPQPRMRAGGWLFLASDLTILNRRHLLDDPRSRTVAEAWVLASYFAAQGLLVTGLDQLTRRA; from the coding sequence GTGATCGCCGTGGGCCGTCGGCCGAGCACGGGCCGGGTCGCCGCGTTCGCGGTCGCCGCCGCGGCGGCCACCATCTGCGGAGCCCGCGGACCGCGGCGAGCGGCGGAGATCACCAAGCCGATCCCGATCGCGCTGCTCGCCCTCGAGGTCGCCCGCGGCACCCGGCAACGCCGCGCCGCGGACAGCCTCCTGCTGGCCGGTGTGATCGGCGCATCGGCCGCCGGTGACCGCCTCATGCTGCTCGAGGAGTTCGAGACCGAACCCGACGCCAAGGACCGCCATCTTCGTTGGGGTGCAACGCTGTTCGCCGCCGCACAGCTCTGTTACATCGCGTCGATGTGGCGGGCGGGTGCGCGGCCGGACGTGTACCTGTTGGCACCGCGACTGGCACTGCTCGGCGAATCGGCCGTCGTGATGGCGCGCCATCGGCCACGACTCCTGCCCGTCCTGGGACCGTACGGTCAGACGCTGGCGACGATGTCGGCGCTGGCCGCGGACCTCGATCGGCCACAGCCACGGATGCGGGCGGGTGGCTGGCTGTTCCTCGCCTCCGACCTGACGATCCTCAACCGCCGCCATCTGCTGGACGATCCCCGTTCGCGCACGGTCGCCGAGGCCTGGGTGCTGGCCAGCTACTTCGCCGCTCAGGGACTACTGGTCACCGGACTCGATCAGCTCACGCGTCGGGCGTGA
- a CDS encoding sugar porter family MFS transporter, whose product MSEAHQREVAEQHTAKVIGVSIAAVVGGFLFGFDSSVVNGAVDSIEDTFGLNSFFTGFAVAIALLGCALGAWFAGRLADVWGRKRVMLLGSVLFVVSAIGTCFTVTVWDLLLWRVLGGIGIGIASVIAPAYISEIAPARYRGALASMQQLAITLGIFAALLSDALLADAAGTASSELWFGLEAWRWMFLVGVIPAVVYGLLALTIPESPRYLVGRNRDEEAARILQEVTGEAHPLERVKEIKLTVKRESSASVRDIRGHSFGLHPLVWIGIWLAIFQQFVGINAIFYYSTTLWQSVGFSESASFQTSVITAVINVAMTFVAILFVDRIGRKKLLLAGSVGMFVGLLMACVAFTQATYKQSGSVGDVMCTAGNTTKECLTLADPWGVIALIGANLFVVFFAATWGPVMWVMLGEMFPNRLRGVALGVCTAANWIANFTISMLFPPVSENLGLGVVYGFFAFCAAASFVFVLRKVEETKGLELEEMDGVADRLSAVLPGAGGRKAG is encoded by the coding sequence ATGTCGGAAGCACATCAGCGTGAAGTGGCCGAACAACATACGGCCAAGGTCATCGGCGTCAGTATCGCCGCGGTGGTCGGCGGATTCCTGTTCGGTTTCGACAGTTCGGTGGTCAACGGAGCCGTCGATTCCATCGAGGACACCTTCGGCCTGAACAGCTTCTTCACCGGCTTCGCGGTGGCCATCGCGCTGCTCGGCTGCGCGCTGGGTGCCTGGTTCGCCGGCCGGCTCGCCGACGTCTGGGGCCGCAAGCGTGTGATGCTGCTCGGCTCAGTGCTTTTCGTGGTCTCGGCGATCGGAACCTGCTTCACGGTGACCGTGTGGGACCTGCTCCTCTGGCGCGTGCTGGGCGGCATCGGTATCGGCATCGCGTCGGTGATCGCGCCCGCCTACATCTCGGAGATCGCCCCGGCCCGCTATCGCGGTGCGCTGGCCTCCATGCAGCAACTCGCCATCACCCTGGGAATCTTCGCGGCGCTGCTCTCCGACGCTCTGCTCGCCGACGCCGCCGGCACCGCGTCGTCCGAACTGTGGTTCGGACTCGAGGCATGGCGCTGGATGTTCCTCGTCGGCGTCATCCCGGCCGTCGTATACGGCCTTCTGGCACTGACGATCCCGGAGTCGCCGCGATACCTGGTGGGCCGCAACCGCGACGAGGAGGCGGCACGCATCCTGCAGGAGGTGACCGGCGAGGCGCATCCGCTCGAGCGGGTCAAAGAGATCAAACTGACGGTCAAGCGGGAGTCGTCGGCATCGGTGCGCGACATCCGCGGCCACTCCTTCGGTCTGCACCCGTTGGTGTGGATCGGCATCTGGCTGGCCATCTTTCAGCAGTTCGTCGGCATCAACGCGATCTTCTACTACTCGACGACGCTGTGGCAGTCCGTCGGATTCAGCGAGAGCGCGTCGTTCCAGACCTCGGTCATCACCGCTGTCATCAACGTCGCGATGACCTTCGTGGCCATCCTTTTCGTCGACCGTATCGGCCGCAAGAAGCTGCTGCTCGCCGGGTCCGTCGGCATGTTCGTCGGGTTGCTCATGGCCTGTGTGGCGTTCACGCAGGCGACCTACAAGCAATCGGGCAGCGTCGGCGATGTCATGTGCACGGCGGGCAACACCACCAAGGAATGCCTGACGCTGGCCGACCCCTGGGGTGTCATCGCGCTGATCGGCGCCAACCTGTTCGTCGTGTTCTTCGCCGCGACCTGGGGGCCGGTGATGTGGGTGATGCTCGGTGAGATGTTCCCCAACCGCTTGCGCGGCGTGGCGCTCGGCGTGTGCACCGCGGCCAACTGGATCGCGAACTTCACCATCTCCATGCTGTTCCCGCCGGTGTCGGAGAACCTCGGTCTCGGAGTGGTGTACGGCTTCTTCGCCTTCTGCGCGGCGGCATCGTTCGTGTTCGTGTTGCGCAAGGTCGAGGAGACCAAGGGGCTGGAACTCGAGGAGATGGACGGCGTCGCCGACCGATTGTCCGCGGTGCTGCCCGGTGCCGGTGGCCGCAAAGCCGGTTGA
- a CDS encoding HhH-GPD-type base excision DNA repair protein, translated as MAKLQIAQDEAADELLSTDPFALLTGMLLDQQFPMERAFAGPAKIRDRFGNIDPAEIADADPDAFADLCATPPAIHRYGRSMAGRVQALARVVTDEYGGDASRIWTEATSGADLLARVQALPGFGEQKAKIFTALVAKQLGVTPAGWTKVVGDYGKKGYRSVADVTDPESLQKVRDFKKAAKARAKEAGSQRVGK; from the coding sequence ATGGCGAAACTGCAGATTGCCCAGGACGAAGCCGCCGACGAGCTGTTGTCCACCGACCCGTTCGCGCTGCTCACCGGCATGTTGCTCGATCAGCAGTTCCCGATGGAACGCGCCTTCGCCGGGCCGGCGAAGATCCGGGACCGCTTCGGCAACATCGACCCCGCCGAGATCGCCGACGCCGACCCGGACGCATTCGCCGACCTGTGCGCCACCCCGCCCGCCATCCATCGGTACGGCCGGTCGATGGCAGGTCGGGTGCAGGCGCTGGCCCGCGTCGTCACCGATGAGTACGGCGGCGACGCATCCCGTATCTGGACCGAGGCCACCTCGGGCGCCGATCTGCTGGCCCGGGTGCAGGCGTTGCCCGGATTCGGTGAGCAGAAGGCGAAGATCTTCACCGCGCTGGTCGCCAAGCAACTCGGCGTGACCCCGGCCGGCTGGACCAAGGTGGTCGGCGACTACGGCAAGAAGGGTTACCGGTCGGTGGCCGACGTGACCGATCCGGAATCCCTGCAGAAGGTGCGGGACTTCAAGAAGGCGGCCAAGGCCCGCGCCAAGGAAGCCGGTTCCCAGCGGGTGGGCAAATAA
- a CDS encoding CsbD family protein, whose translation MGLDDKISNKAEDLGGKAKEAAGSATGDDQLKNEGKGDQISSAIKDGVEDVKDAAGKIKDKLTGN comes from the coding sequence ATGGGACTCGACGACAAGATCTCGAACAAGGCCGAGGATCTCGGCGGCAAGGCCAAGGAGGCCGCCGGATCGGCCACCGGCGATGACCAGCTGAAGAACGAGGGCAAGGGCGACCAGATCTCCTCGGCGATCAAGGATGGCGTCGAGGACGTCAAGGACGCCGCCGGCAAGATCAAGGACAAGCTCACCGGCAACTGA
- a CDS encoding Asp23/Gls24 family envelope stress response protein, with the protein MNRIPAVWHRVSVAIVGLLCLVVGLGAILWRADVAPVAGWVERIDAGAVLRFVETDWWPWVLVAVAIIAFCWGWRLVTSVIRPGRVDDLTLDGSGAGGTLTVAPKLIAAAVADDLAGHTMFDQVSVKATDDRARKLIRLTVTARPTRSYAEIAGVLGDAVESIRKAVPGSDLHVQALVHLENRRG; encoded by the coding sequence ATGAACCGGATACCTGCGGTGTGGCACCGTGTTTCGGTCGCAATCGTCGGTCTGCTGTGCCTGGTCGTGGGGTTGGGTGCCATCCTGTGGCGGGCCGACGTCGCGCCGGTCGCCGGCTGGGTCGAGCGTATCGACGCCGGTGCCGTGCTTCGATTCGTGGAGACCGACTGGTGGCCGTGGGTGCTCGTGGCAGTGGCGATCATCGCCTTCTGTTGGGGCTGGCGGCTGGTGACCTCGGTGATCCGGCCCGGTCGGGTCGACGACCTCACGCTGGACGGCAGCGGTGCCGGCGGCACGCTCACCGTGGCTCCCAAATTGATCGCGGCCGCGGTGGCCGACGACCTCGCCGGCCACACGATGTTCGACCAGGTGTCGGTCAAGGCAACGGACGATCGTGCGCGCAAACTGATCCGGCTGACCGTCACGGCCCGGCCGACGCGCTCCTATGCCGAGATCGCCGGCGTCCTCGGCGATGCCGTGGAGAGCATCAGGAAGGCCGTTCCCGGCTCGGATCTGCACGTCCAGGCGCTCGTACATCTGGAGAACCGGCGAGGCTGA
- a CDS encoding DUF6286 domain-containing protein → MTTSGLQDDTDSTTSTASPAATTEAPTAKPTVDKTADISGGTVFVPATTPGAAVAGTFVGVALFGVAVIAVRDLLVHIGWLDGAEWLHSAADWIADISWWEWMWPAAIGLVVAGLVMLWIAVKPRRRTHISLAGYEVMWTRPGDVARRCSAVVADLPGVENATTVVGRRRARVTVTTRDDAVSRADVVHAVEHVLAGVDRRMTAKVRLTRRRRRSAHNVKGVAA, encoded by the coding sequence ATGACGACCAGCGGATTACAAGACGATACCGACTCGACGACCTCGACAGCATCGCCCGCCGCGACAACCGAAGCGCCGACGGCGAAGCCGACGGTCGACAAGACCGCCGACATCAGCGGCGGCACGGTGTTCGTCCCGGCAACCACTCCCGGTGCTGCGGTCGCCGGAACCTTCGTCGGCGTCGCGCTGTTCGGTGTGGCGGTGATCGCGGTCCGCGACCTGCTGGTGCACATCGGGTGGCTCGACGGTGCCGAATGGCTGCACAGTGCCGCCGACTGGATCGCCGATATCTCCTGGTGGGAGTGGATGTGGCCGGCAGCGATCGGGCTGGTGGTGGCGGGCCTCGTGATGCTGTGGATCGCGGTCAAACCGCGTCGCCGCACTCACATCAGTCTCGCCGGCTACGAGGTCATGTGGACCCGACCCGGCGATGTCGCCCGACGCTGCAGTGCCGTGGTGGCCGACCTGCCCGGCGTCGAGAATGCGACGACGGTCGTCGGTCGCCGGCGCGCCAGGGTCACCGTCACTACCCGGGACGACGCGGTGAGTCGAGCCGACGTCGTGCATGCCGTCGAGCATGTACTGGCCGGAGTGGATCGACGGATGACGGCCAAGGTGCGCCTGACCCGCCGTCGGCGCCGCAGTGCCCACAACGTGAAAGGGGTGGCCGCATGA
- a CDS encoding Asp23/Gls24 family envelope stress response protein: MAEPATVERGVGTIDTATAATAAPAIDDPRGGLVIADRVGEKIAAAAALDIDGVVQYQGTVGSLLGGSSPGRALVGSDYPQASVDMSEAAPRVAITVALQWPCAVTDVCLRVRTHVADELARLTGLRPSRVDVTVAQILSREASRRRRSGFVDLPNPPADPSTEGDDGEGEKR, encoded by the coding sequence GTGGCTGAGCCGGCGACCGTCGAACGCGGCGTCGGCACCATCGACACCGCGACGGCCGCGACGGCGGCTCCGGCGATCGATGATCCGCGCGGGGGATTGGTGATCGCCGATCGGGTCGGCGAGAAGATCGCTGCCGCTGCGGCTCTCGACATCGACGGCGTGGTGCAGTATCAGGGCACGGTCGGTTCGCTTCTCGGGGGGAGTTCCCCCGGGCGGGCCCTGGTGGGTTCGGACTATCCGCAGGCGAGTGTCGACATGTCCGAAGCCGCTCCGCGGGTGGCGATCACGGTGGCCCTGCAATGGCCGTGTGCGGTGACCGACGTCTGTCTCCGGGTCCGGACACATGTCGCGGACGAACTGGCACGGCTGACCGGCCTTCGTCCCTCGCGCGTGGATGTGACAGTGGCGCAGATACTTTCCCGAGAAGCGAGCCGACGGCGACGGTCCGGGTTCGTTGACCTTCCGAACCCGCCCGCCGACCCGTCCACCGAGGGTGACGATGGAGAAGGGGAGAAGCGATGA
- a CDS encoding Asp23/Gls24 family envelope stress response protein: MSETTTTTKAADPTDAPPAGAEATTAKGRALARRDESGAGDRGRTSIADTVVAKIAGIATREVDGVHDLGGATERVVGKVRDVLPGTTASTTQGITVEVGERQAAVDVSIVADYGVAIHRLAAAIRRNVISAIEQMTGLEVTEVNVTVHDISFDDDDSGSETPRVQ; the protein is encoded by the coding sequence GTGTCCGAGACCACAACCACCACGAAGGCCGCTGACCCGACCGATGCCCCTCCTGCGGGCGCGGAAGCGACCACCGCCAAGGGTCGAGCGCTGGCACGACGCGACGAGTCAGGCGCCGGTGACCGCGGGCGTACCTCGATAGCCGACACCGTTGTCGCCAAGATCGCCGGTATCGCCACCCGTGAGGTCGACGGTGTCCACGATCTGGGTGGCGCAACCGAGCGCGTCGTCGGCAAGGTGCGCGACGTGCTGCCCGGCACCACCGCCAGCACCACCCAGGGCATCACCGTGGAGGTGGGCGAGCGGCAGGCGGCCGTCGACGTCTCGATCGTCGCCGACTACGGCGTCGCCATCCACCGACTCGCTGCCGCAATCCGGCGCAACGTCATCTCCGCGATCGAGCAGATGACCGGACTCGAGGTGACCGAGGTGAACGTCACGGTTCACGACATCAGCTTCGACGACGACGATTCCGGTTCCGAGACCCCGCGCGTGCAGTGA
- a CDS encoding RNA polymerase sigma factor: protein MSDDDLAGAAAVGDQDAFEILVTRLSPGLLRYLRRMVTDPQIAEDLAQDTLLDAWKGLPDFEFRSTFRTWMFGIAHRKTVDYRRRHHDVPTDEEKFADLAATAPLPADEVERRTLMEALRAELPNLPETSRAAWWLRHVEGLSVAEISRVLQVSEGSVRGHLQRSRKFLSTRLAPWRPSDGAPPGARETEPARDTTSIERGGPGEQ, encoded by the coding sequence ATGAGCGACGACGATCTTGCCGGCGCCGCCGCTGTGGGCGACCAGGATGCCTTCGAGATCCTGGTGACGCGGCTGTCTCCCGGACTGCTGCGCTACCTGCGCCGGATGGTGACCGATCCGCAGATCGCCGAGGACCTGGCCCAGGACACCCTCCTGGATGCGTGGAAAGGGCTGCCCGACTTCGAGTTCCGCAGCACATTCCGCACCTGGATGTTCGGTATCGCACACCGCAAGACCGTCGACTATCGGCGGCGGCATCACGATGTGCCCACCGACGAGGAGAAGTTCGCCGATCTCGCAGCAACGGCCCCGCTGCCGGCCGACGAGGTGGAACGGCGAACCCTCATGGAGGCGCTACGCGCCGAACTGCCCAATCTGCCCGAGACCTCGCGAGCGGCGTGGTGGCTGCGCCATGTCGAAGGACTCAGCGTCGCCGAGATCTCGCGGGTGCTGCAGGTGAGCGAGGGCTCGGTGCGCGGCCATCTCCAGCGCAGCCGCAAGTTCTTGTCCACCCGGCTTGCTCCGTGGCGACCCTCGGATGGCGCGCCACCGGGCGCTCGCGAAACCGAACCCGCGAGAGACACCACGTCCATCGAGAGAGGAGGCCCCGGTGAGCAGTGA
- a CDS encoding acyl-CoA dehydrogenase family protein gives MTATVPTPPSADPAITGVSTEPGGYSDERLDEIFAPIFARIAEGAVQREDDRSLAFDEVGWLREARFGALRVPAEFGGFGASVRQLFRLLIDLAVAESNLPQALRVHWSFVEDQLLAEPGADRDQWLRAVADGTLVGNAITEPGVGAIGRYQTSITPDGSSWKLNGTKYYSTGSLYADHILVAADKDGERVSVLVDAAADGVTQHDDWDGFGQRLTASGTTEFNDVTVTEDRILGPGYGGAGRTYATSYLQLVQLAVVAGIAQRATDDIADWVRNRNRTFTHAPADLPREDPLVQQVIGRAAGAAYAARTLVLDIADQLDRLLATGGQDEELLDRVEFDVARAQSVVIPLVLAAVTELFEVGGASITSERLRFDRHWRNARTISAHNPLIYKLQAVGDHVLNGADLPYAWSAGKR, from the coding sequence GTGACCGCGACCGTCCCGACCCCGCCATCCGCAGACCCCGCCATCACCGGGGTGTCGACCGAACCGGGCGGCTACTCCGACGAACGGCTCGACGAGATCTTCGCGCCCATCTTCGCGCGCATCGCCGAGGGAGCGGTGCAGCGCGAGGACGATCGCTCGCTGGCCTTCGACGAGGTGGGCTGGTTGCGCGAGGCTCGATTCGGCGCGCTGCGGGTGCCCGCGGAGTTCGGCGGGTTCGGCGCGTCGGTCCGTCAGTTGTTCCGGCTGCTCATCGACCTCGCGGTCGCGGAATCCAATCTGCCGCAAGCACTTCGGGTGCACTGGTCGTTTGTCGAGGACCAGCTGCTGGCCGAGCCCGGTGCCGATCGCGATCAGTGGCTACGCGCCGTTGCCGACGGCACACTCGTGGGCAACGCGATCACCGAACCGGGCGTCGGCGCCATCGGCCGCTACCAGACCTCGATCACGCCGGACGGGTCGTCGTGGAAACTGAACGGCACCAAGTACTACAGCACCGGCAGCCTGTACGCCGACCACATCCTCGTCGCCGCCGACAAGGACGGCGAACGGGTGTCGGTGCTCGTCGACGCAGCAGCCGACGGCGTCACCCAGCACGACGACTGGGACGGATTCGGTCAGCGCCTGACCGCCAGCGGCACAACCGAATTCAACGATGTGACGGTCACCGAGGATCGCATCCTGGGGCCGGGTTACGGCGGGGCCGGCCGTACGTATGCGACGTCCTACCTGCAACTCGTGCAGCTCGCAGTCGTCGCGGGCATCGCGCAGCGCGCCACCGACGACATCGCCGACTGGGTGCGCAACCGCAACCGGACGTTCACCCACGCCCCGGCCGACCTGCCTCGCGAGGATCCGTTGGTACAGCAGGTGATCGGACGGGCCGCCGGTGCGGCCTACGCCGCCCGAACCCTTGTTCTCGACATCGCCGACCAACTCGACCGGTTGCTTGCTACCGGTGGTCAGGACGAGGAACTGCTCGACCGCGTGGAATTCGATGTCGCCCGAGCACAGAGCGTGGTGATCCCACTGGTCCTCGCCGCGGTGACCGAACTCTTCGAGGTGGGTGGCGCGTCCATCACCTCCGAGCGACTCCGCTTCGACCGGCACTGGCGTAACGCCCGCACCATCTCCGCGCACAATCCGCTGATCTACAAGCTGCAGGCGGTGGGTGACCACGTGCTCAACGGCGCCGACCTCCCGTATGCCTGGAGTGCCGGCAAGCGCTGA